Proteins from a single region of Allocatelliglobosispora scoriae:
- a CDS encoding aminotransferase class I/II-fold pyridoxal phosphate-dependent enzyme, whose protein sequence is MTVTALPPAQLLPREDDELVAAIIAALAGAAELPLDEPASRELLHRHAAEISDAAREVSETMRNWATHVPWDTLASLDTEVGTAFFAQRSAAVHLDLAEMLEPAHLSQVADIDEEYALDKNSYDFFRPAGPDLLSRTEDFHGWVRARQATGTWPYSRTLEQAALTEASISDESGRQTRGINFASQDYLSFNTHPAIREAAGRAMRDYGVHSAGSAMAVGNTSLSRGLEEALADLVGLPHITLFPTGWGAGFGSVVGLVRQSDHVLVDKLAHACLQQGARAATRNVRRFDHLSVDSVRAKLADIRAHDTRNGILVITDGLFSVDADYPDIVALQNLCHEFGATLLVDVAHDLGAMGPGGTGVIGMQGMLGKVDLVMGAFSKSFASNGGFLACGSAAVKQTVKMFGGSHMFSNALSPMQTAIVTESTRIIRSPEGDELRGRLFDAVHALREELTGRGLTCMGSPSPIVPLLIGNEKLARTACRLVFDRGVLASMAEFPVVPTGSARFRLQVQAHHTPEQARIAAGIIQESIAASRRHLDSAFGSGAR, encoded by the coding sequence GCACTCCCCCCGGCCCAGCTGTTGCCCCGGGAGGACGACGAGCTCGTCGCGGCGATCATCGCCGCGCTCGCGGGCGCCGCCGAGCTGCCGCTCGACGAGCCCGCCTCCCGCGAGCTGCTGCACCGGCACGCGGCCGAGATCTCCGACGCCGCACGCGAGGTCTCCGAGACCATGCGCAACTGGGCGACTCACGTCCCGTGGGACACGCTCGCTTCGCTCGACACCGAGGTGGGTACGGCCTTCTTCGCCCAGCGGTCGGCCGCGGTCCACCTCGACCTCGCCGAGATGCTGGAGCCCGCCCATCTGTCCCAGGTGGCCGACATCGACGAGGAGTACGCGCTCGACAAGAACTCCTACGACTTCTTCCGACCGGCCGGTCCCGACCTGCTCTCGCGTACCGAGGACTTCCACGGCTGGGTCCGCGCCCGGCAGGCCACCGGCACCTGGCCCTACTCCCGGACCCTGGAGCAGGCGGCGCTGACCGAGGCGTCCATCTCCGACGAGTCCGGCCGCCAGACCCGGGGCATCAACTTCGCCTCGCAGGACTACCTCTCCTTCAACACCCACCCGGCGATCCGCGAGGCGGCGGGCCGGGCGATGCGCGACTACGGCGTACACAGCGCGGGCTCGGCGATGGCGGTCGGCAACACCAGCCTCTCCCGGGGCCTGGAGGAGGCGCTCGCCGACCTCGTCGGCCTGCCGCACATCACCCTCTTCCCCACCGGCTGGGGCGCGGGCTTCGGCTCCGTCGTCGGCCTGGTCCGCCAGAGCGACCACGTCCTGGTAGACAAGCTCGCCCACGCCTGCCTCCAGCAGGGGGCGAGGGCCGCGACCCGCAACGTGCGCCGCTTCGACCACCTCAGCGTCGACTCGGTCCGGGCCAAGCTCGCCGACATCCGCGCCCACGACACCCGCAACGGCATCCTCGTCATCACCGACGGGCTCTTCTCCGTCGACGCCGACTACCCCGACATCGTGGCGCTCCAGAACCTCTGCCACGAGTTCGGCGCCACCCTGCTCGTCGACGTCGCGCACGACCTCGGCGCGATGGGTCCCGGCGGCACCGGCGTCATCGGCATGCAGGGGATGCTCGGCAAGGTGGACCTGGTGATGGGTGCCTTCTCCAAGAGCTTCGCCTCCAACGGCGGCTTCCTCGCCTGCGGCAGCGCCGCCGTCAAGCAGACGGTGAAGATGTTCGGCGGATCGCACATGTTCTCCAACGCGCTCTCGCCGATGCAGACCGCGATCGTCACCGAGTCGACCCGGATCATCCGCTCGCCCGAGGGCGACGAGCTGCGCGGCCGGCTCTTCGACGCGGTGCACGCGCTGCGCGAGGAGCTCACCGGGCGGGGCCTGACCTGCATGGGTTCGCCGTCGCCGATCGTGCCGCTGCTGATCGGCAACGAGAAGCTGGCCCGGACGGCGTGCCGGCTCGTCTTCGACCGCGGCGTGCTGGCGTCGATGGCGGAGTTCCCGGTCGTGCCGACGGGGTCGGCCCGGTTCCGGCTGCAGGTGCAGGCGCACCACACTCCCGAGCAGGCACGCATCGCGGCCGGGATCATCCAGGAGTCGATCGCGGCGTCACGGCGGCACCTGGACAGCGCCTTCGGTTCGGGCGCCCGCTGA